A single genomic interval of Syntrophobotulus glycolicus DSM 8271 harbors:
- a CDS encoding LytR/AlgR family response regulator transcription factor: MKITVFIAEDDPDMRHVLKKVVEEVEDVEVIGAAGNGLEAIRLIQELSPQVVFADIDLPGKDGVELAQEVFDINPLTFIVFATAFSEFREKAFDLYAFDYLVKPFKMNRVRQTMERIKAVLSEKAFARTRPYFHEKVSRKQFFRCDSKLIYLNLDDIIYVTREGRKSMIYFIGGQIQTNNKLSVLEAQLEGYPFFRSHSGFIINLKMVKELIPVSRSSYELVMENTKNRPLITVEKFKELEELTNAKVPKIS, translated from the coding sequence ATGAAGATAACGGTCTTCATTGCTGAAGATGATCCTGACATGCGTCATGTGCTCAAAAAAGTGGTGGAAGAGGTTGAGGATGTTGAGGTCATAGGGGCGGCCGGAAATGGGCTGGAGGCAATAAGGTTAATTCAAGAATTGTCGCCGCAAGTGGTTTTTGCAGATATCGACCTACCGGGAAAGGACGGTGTTGAACTGGCCCAAGAGGTCTTTGACATCAATCCCTTGACGTTTATCGTATTTGCGACAGCTTTCAGCGAATTCAGAGAAAAAGCCTTTGACCTCTATGCTTTCGACTATCTGGTGAAGCCCTTTAAAATGAACCGGGTCCGTCAGACCATGGAGAGGATCAAAGCAGTGTTGTCAGAAAAAGCTTTTGCCAGGACAAGGCCTTACTTTCATGAAAAGGTAAGCAGAAAACAGTTTTTCAGATGTGACAGCAAACTTATTTATTTGAATCTCGACGACATCATCTATGTCACCAGGGAAGGCCGCAAGTCCATGATTTATTTTATTGGCGGACAAATTCAAACCAACAATAAGCTTTCTGTTCTGGAAGCGCAATTGGAAGGATATCCATTTTTCAGAAGCCATAGCGGGTTCATTATCAATTTAAAGATGGTCAAGGAACTGATTCCGGTCAGCAGAAGCAGCTATGAACTGGTTATGGAAAATACAAAGAACAGGCCTTTAATCACAGTTGAAAAATTTAAGGAGCTTGAAGAACTGACAAACGCAAAAGTTCCAAAAATCAGTTAA
- a CDS encoding geranylgeranyl reductase family protein: protein MNYDAIVIGGGPAGCETARLMAKKGYQVMVAEEHRKIGEPIQCAGLVSRRTLQAAAIPAGLIMNQINGAFVHSPGGEVLSIKDKEAYAFVIDRSEFDRKLSKRAQAAGAEILTGCRASVSGLSPEGARVRLRSGGTETTVRTRLLIGADGANSQVARRINAPAADGVVAMCAAEVELKCREKEMVHIFLGRGIAPGWFGWVIPVDETRARVGIGVSGRGKNPAYYFQHMVDTWPGLFQGMKIIRNTGGAVPIGLLSRIYAERTMLVGDAACQTKPISGGGLYLGLLGAGLCAKVAVQALSQGNLSAEFLAEYQRLWEKEMGDEIQAALGYRKIFLTMSDREMDTLIRFFRHPLWQGIISRYGDIDYPSRLAGRLSFAGPWAEKFLRAGLKKVLDLCQ, encoded by the coding sequence ATGAACTATGACGCGATAGTCATTGGCGGGGGCCCGGCGGGCTGTGAGACAGCCCGGCTTATGGCGAAAAAAGGTTATCAGGTGATGGTAGCCGAGGAGCACCGGAAAATTGGCGAGCCCATACAGTGTGCGGGGCTCGTCAGCCGCAGAACCTTGCAAGCCGCAGCCATACCGGCCGGCCTGATCATGAACCAAATCAATGGCGCTTTCGTCCACTCTCCCGGCGGGGAAGTGCTCTCGATCAAGGACAAAGAAGCATACGCCTTTGTGATCGACCGCTCGGAATTTGACCGTAAGTTGTCAAAACGGGCCCAAGCTGCCGGGGCAGAAATCCTGACCGGGTGCAGGGCCAGTGTAAGCGGGCTTTCCCCGGAAGGGGCCAGGGTAAGGTTAAGATCTGGCGGCACAGAGACGACAGTCCGGACCCGTTTGCTGATCGGGGCCGACGGGGCCAACTCTCAGGTTGCCCGCCGGATCAACGCTCCCGCAGCGGATGGCGTGGTGGCGATGTGCGCGGCTGAAGTGGAATTAAAGTGCCGGGAAAAAGAGATGGTTCACATTTTCCTGGGCAGGGGCATCGCCCCAGGCTGGTTTGGCTGGGTCATACCGGTAGACGAAACGCGCGCCAGGGTGGGGATCGGTGTAAGCGGGAGGGGCAAAAACCCGGCGTATTACTTTCAACATATGGTGGATACCTGGCCGGGACTGTTTCAAGGGATGAAGATTATCCGCAACACGGGCGGAGCAGTGCCCATCGGTTTGCTTTCCAGAATCTATGCCGAAAGAACAATGCTGGTAGGGGATGCCGCCTGCCAAACCAAGCCCATCTCAGGGGGAGGGCTGTATCTTGGACTGCTCGGCGCGGGGCTCTGCGCCAAAGTGGCAGTGCAAGCCCTCTCCCAGGGAAATCTATCTGCCGAGTTCCTTGCAGAGTACCAGCGGTTATGGGAGAAGGAGATGGGGGACGAAATCCAAGCGGCCCTCGGGTACAGGAAGATTTTCCTGACGATGTCGGACCGGGAAATGGACACCTTGATTCGCTTTTTCAGGCATCCCTTATGGCAGGGGATCATATCCAGATACGGCGATATCGATTATCCGTCGAGGTTGGCAGGCAGACTGTCCTTCGCCGGGCCCTGGGCGGAGAAATTTTTAAGGGCGGGATTGAAGAAGGTCTTGGACCTGTGCCAGTAG
- a CDS encoding glycosyltransferase family 2 protein encodes MKNKQEKSFTGEIKYSLIIPAYNEEEGLPVVLNDVFRLLNESFEILVVDDGSTDRTREVAQGFPCRVISHEQNAGKGAAMKTGIREAGGENIIFIDADNTYPPEGILEVAKALDSFDMALASRKTGQGNIPVFNRLGNAIFRNSIRYIYGFKGYDPLTGLYGLKKAYIESMNLESKGFGIESEICIKAARMGLKVKDIHISYRDRIGKAKLNGLKDGYRIMMTIMKYFPLVFQRIEKPGLHG; translated from the coding sequence GTGAAAAACAAACAAGAAAAAAGTTTTACCGGGGAAATCAAATACAGCTTGATTATCCCTGCTTACAACGAGGAAGAAGGATTGCCTGTTGTTCTCAATGATGTCTTCCGGCTGCTGAACGAAAGTTTTGAAATCCTTGTTGTGGATGACGGTTCGACAGACAGGACCAGAGAGGTGGCGCAAGGGTTTCCCTGCCGGGTCATTTCTCACGAACAGAACGCTGGGAAAGGCGCTGCCATGAAAACCGGCATACGGGAGGCCGGCGGAGAAAATATTATTTTTATCGACGCGGACAATACCTACCCTCCGGAAGGAATTCTGGAAGTCGCCAAGGCTCTGGATAGCTTTGACATGGCCTTAGCCTCGCGCAAGACGGGGCAGGGGAATATTCCCGTTTTCAACAGGCTCGGCAATGCCATCTTCAGAAACAGTATCCGGTATATCTATGGTTTTAAAGGCTATGACCCCTTGACCGGTCTATATGGCCTGAAGAAAGCCTACATTGAGAGCATGAATCTGGAATCCAAAGGCTTTGGCATCGAGTCTGAAATATGCATCAAGGCCGCCAGAATGGGCCTGAAAGTCAAGGACATCCACATCAGCTACAGGGACAGGATTGGTAAGGCAAAGCTGAACGGACTGAAAGACGGGTACAGGATTATGATGACCATCATGAAGTATTTCCCGCTCGTCTTCCAGCGGATTGAAAAACCGGGCTTACATGGCTAA
- a CDS encoding glycosyltransferase family 4 protein: MRICVIGSSKKFFSGISAYTIVMANAFAEQGHQVSVVLLRNLVPLFLYPGRERVGKGEYIMDFRPDVTVYNGMDWNAPASWFKARRFLARQNPEVIIMHWWTSSVVHMQLVLAACRRLNGLRSKLILEMHEVVDTLEEKILPIRVYSRVGGRALLRGCDGYTAHSEEARQAMIRTYQLAEDKIDVIPHGPYEIYGTPDRGLARKEMDLDGFTVLCFGLIRQYKGVSLLVRAFNTIPPGYAANMHLVIAGEDWGDDTELRPELERSPYRDRIIFRPEFIPDERVPKLFAASDVVALPYLRTCGSGVIHIAVAQGKPVITADLDTMSECLQDYGGARFFPAGNVDALRDRLLEAYHNWVVNGVQTYQFTGMSWEAIVKKYEDIIEEMDQRQLG; this comes from the coding sequence ATGAGAATATGTGTGATCGGCTCTTCCAAAAAGTTCTTTAGCGGGATTTCCGCCTATACCATAGTGATGGCCAACGCCTTTGCCGAACAGGGACATCAGGTATCGGTCGTTTTGCTGCGCAACCTGGTGCCTTTGTTTTTATACCCCGGCCGGGAGCGTGTCGGCAAGGGGGAATATATCATGGACTTCCGCCCTGACGTAACGGTTTATAACGGGATGGACTGGAACGCGCCCGCATCCTGGTTCAAGGCCCGGCGTTTCCTGGCAAGGCAGAACCCGGAGGTGATCATCATGCACTGGTGGACCTCCTCTGTCGTCCACATGCAGCTGGTATTGGCGGCCTGCCGGCGCCTGAATGGCCTGAGGTCCAAGCTTATCCTGGAAATGCATGAGGTGGTGGATACCCTGGAGGAAAAAATATTACCGATCCGGGTTTATTCCAGGGTGGGAGGAAGAGCGCTGCTCAGGGGATGCGATGGGTATACCGCTCACTCTGAGGAGGCCAGGCAAGCAATGATCCGGACGTATCAGCTCGCTGAGGACAAAATCGATGTCATTCCCCATGGGCCGTATGAGATATATGGAACACCGGACAGGGGGCTTGCCAGAAAGGAAATGGACCTTGACGGGTTTACTGTCCTTTGTTTCGGCTTGATCCGCCAGTACAAGGGAGTGTCCCTGCTGGTCAGGGCGTTCAATACCATACCTCCGGGGTACGCGGCCAATATGCACCTGGTTATTGCCGGGGAAGACTGGGGGGACGATACGGAACTCAGGCCGGAGCTAGAAAGGTCGCCCTACCGGGACAGGATCATCTTCAGGCCGGAGTTCATCCCTGATGAACGTGTCCCGAAATTATTTGCGGCTTCCGATGTGGTGGCCTTACCTTACCTGCGCACCTGTGGCAGCGGTGTCATCCATATTGCCGTGGCCCAGGGCAAACCGGTAATTACGGCGGATCTCGATACGATGAGCGAATGCCTCCAGGATTACGGCGGAGCCCGTTTCTTTCCGGCAGGAAACGTTGACGCTCTGCGGGACAGGCTTCTGGAGGCTTATCACAATTGGGTTGTGAATGGAGTTCAGACCTACCAGTTCACAGGGATGTCCTGGGAAGCCATCGTGAAAAAATACGAAGACATCATCGAAGAGATGGATCAACGTCAGCTTGGCTAA
- a CDS encoding radical SAM/SPASM domain-containing protein, protein MLKIGLISDVGQRLAGYKAQSLLGFPQTRPLSLTVSITQKCNSQCKTCNIWKDPRNAQPSTELTLEEYDKIFRSIGSSIIWYTLSGGEPFLRKDIAEIVSLIIKHSRPKVLIIPTNGLLSKRTVRETERILKMLPANATLIVNLSLDGIGEEHDEIRGIPGNFKRFLETFAALKELKKAYPHSFELGVHSVVSRFNVENILELFDYVKNQLVPDSYICEIAENREELLNVTDSITPSIHLYEKTIRPLQNEIRESLLHHKGITSLIQAFRLKYYDYVITEMREKRRIIPCYAGRVSAQISPWGDVWPCCILAYQADMGNLRDFELDFNKLWYAEKAARVRNQVFKGDCYCPMANVHYTNMTLTPKAMMGVMGNYLGARMKMK, encoded by the coding sequence ATGTTAAAAATCGGCTTGATCTCGGATGTGGGCCAGCGCCTGGCAGGGTATAAGGCCCAAAGCTTGCTGGGCTTTCCGCAAACCCGGCCCCTAAGCCTTACGGTCAGCATTACCCAAAAATGCAATAGTCAGTGCAAGACCTGCAATATCTGGAAGGACCCCAGGAATGCTCAGCCCAGTACAGAGCTGACCCTCGAGGAATACGACAAAATCTTCCGGAGCATCGGTTCCTCCATCATCTGGTATACCCTGAGCGGAGGGGAGCCTTTTCTGAGGAAGGATATTGCTGAGATTGTGAGTTTGATCATCAAACATTCCAGGCCAAAGGTCCTCATTATTCCGACAAATGGGCTTTTGAGCAAAAGGACGGTCAGGGAAACCGAGCGGATATTAAAAATGCTGCCGGCGAATGCAACCTTAATTGTCAACCTGTCCCTGGACGGGATTGGGGAGGAGCATGACGAAATCAGGGGCATCCCCGGTAACTTCAAGCGCTTCCTGGAGACGTTCGCGGCGTTAAAAGAACTGAAAAAAGCCTATCCGCATTCCTTTGAGCTTGGGGTGCACAGCGTTGTTTCCAGATTTAATGTGGAAAATATATTAGAGTTGTTTGACTATGTGAAGAATCAATTGGTTCCGGATTCTTATATATGCGAAATCGCGGAAAACAGGGAAGAATTGCTGAATGTTACAGATTCGATCACTCCGTCAATCCATCTTTATGAAAAAACAATCCGGCCTTTGCAGAACGAGATCAGGGAAAGCCTGCTTCATCATAAAGGGATTACAAGCCTGATCCAGGCGTTCAGATTAAAATATTACGATTATGTCATCACGGAAATGAGAGAAAAAAGAAGAATCATCCCCTGCTACGCGGGCCGTGTCTCAGCCCAGATCTCACCCTGGGGAGATGTCTGGCCCTGCTGCATTTTGGCCTATCAGGCCGATATGGGCAATCTGAGGGATTTTGAACTGGACTTTAACAAGCTCTGGTACGCGGAAAAGGCGGCCAGGGTAAGGAACCAGGTGTTTAAGGGAGACTGCTACTGTCCCATGGCCAATGTTCACTACACAAACATGACGCTTACGCCAAAAGCAATGATGGGCGTGATGGGCAATTATCTTGGGGCCAGAATGAAGATGAAATAA
- a CDS encoding NAD-dependent epimerase/dehydratase family protein has protein sequence MEILVTGATGFIGARLVEELLDSGYRVRVFMRKPIEHYPNMAWGGKVTAAVGDLKDRDSIKKAVQGVDVVVHLAAQLGSWRAKQEDFTEVNDNGTKFFVEESEMAGIKHFLYISTAGVFGRLKQIPADETHPCSPRYPYEQTKFRAEQYISQKIREGFPATIIRPSHIYGPGDLNMVPLLKILLKFHLFPLIGGGKSFFQPLYIDDLLKGLILVIGHRNTVCGKLYVLAGKEATTFRQYIQLSAKLMGIQALMPRFPYALARFTAASNEGLAKVFKIEPVLTRFRVDFLGGHQRYDITRSQYDFGFHPEVGLEQGMEKAIDWYRYRRLI, from the coding sequence ATGGAAATTTTGGTTACCGGAGCAACCGGCTTTATTGGCGCCAGGCTGGTAGAAGAGCTGTTGGACAGTGGCTACCGGGTAAGAGTGTTCATGAGAAAGCCAATCGAACATTACCCCAATATGGCCTGGGGGGGAAAAGTTACCGCCGCTGTGGGCGATTTGAAGGACCGGGACTCTATCAAAAAGGCTGTTCAGGGAGTGGATGTGGTTGTCCACCTGGCGGCCCAATTGGGCTCCTGGCGGGCAAAGCAGGAAGATTTTACTGAGGTCAATGACAATGGCACAAAGTTCTTCGTAGAAGAGTCTGAAATGGCGGGGATCAAGCACTTTTTATACATCAGCACCGCGGGGGTATTCGGCAGGTTAAAACAAATTCCGGCTGATGAAACACACCCTTGCAGTCCGCGCTACCCTTATGAACAGACAAAGTTCCGGGCAGAACAATATATTTCCCAAAAAATACGCGAGGGTTTTCCGGCGACCATTATCCGTCCGTCCCATATCTATGGTCCAGGTGATTTAAATATGGTGCCGCTGCTGAAAATATTGCTCAAATTTCACCTGTTCCCGTTAATCGGCGGCGGCAAATCCTTTTTCCAGCCCTTATATATCGACGACCTGCTGAAAGGACTTATTCTGGTGATCGGCCATCGCAATACGGTGTGCGGGAAGCTATACGTGCTTGCCGGCAAAGAGGCCACGACCTTTAGGCAGTATATTCAACTCTCTGCAAAGCTCATGGGAATTCAGGCCCTGATGCCGCGATTTCCCTATGCTTTAGCCAGATTTACAGCGGCGTCCAATGAAGGACTGGCAAAGGTATTCAAGATTGAGCCGGTTCTCACGAGGTTCAGAGTGGATTTTTTGGGCGGACACCAGCGTTATGATATCACACGCTCTCAATATGACTTTGGCTTTCATCCGGAAGTCGGCCTGGAGCAGGGGATGGAAAAGGCCATAGACTGGTATCGTTATCGCAGACTGATTTAA
- a CDS encoding polysaccharide pyruvyl transferase family protein yields the protein MGGKQKTRIVLWNMNYIIDAGSPNIGDKALMASIIHSIKETGREVEIIVFASDPDIVRREFDVRGVKYRPRQFQRILSELWHCDLFVFAGGEVVVDRGSALYTPFMLHAAFLVKLFQKKIMGYGIGIGEQQEISGLGKILARLVFRNTTVSVRDRKSQESLLAIAKPKLVHCTADPVMNLKPAAKEEIESYLAKIGVAKSDRTLVAVVPRQLLMPLNQFSDRVSNIIPIKLREKIKLTPKNFQEKIAAFQKNMADIGDYLVDQYKAEILFVPMFSGFMSYNDDLMCKDIIKKMKWSTKARVVESNLTAGAYKALFGRMDLVIGFPLHSLIFSTSMGVPVISFSYESKVERYMKTLKLERFNFEVKDLNQEIHFTDVVDAIEDVMKNRDRIKREIMHNITALQEIERENIRLLLQAGELE from the coding sequence ATGGGTGGGAAGCAAAAAACAAGAATCGTCCTGTGGAACATGAACTATATCATAGATGCCGGGTCTCCCAATATTGGCGACAAGGCCTTGATGGCTTCCATTATCCATTCGATTAAGGAAACGGGAAGGGAGGTTGAGATCATTGTTTTTGCCAGCGATCCGGATATCGTTCGGCGGGAGTTTGATGTCCGCGGGGTGAAATACAGACCCCGCCAGTTCCAAAGGATCCTTTCCGAGCTGTGGCATTGTGATCTGTTTGTGTTTGCCGGCGGTGAAGTTGTGGTTGACAGGGGCTCCGCTTTATATACTCCGTTTATGCTTCACGCCGCGTTTTTGGTCAAGTTATTCCAAAAAAAGATTATGGGATATGGGATCGGGATTGGGGAACAGCAGGAGATCTCCGGGTTGGGGAAAATTTTGGCGCGCCTCGTTTTCCGCAACACGACCGTAAGTGTCCGGGATAGGAAATCTCAAGAGTCCCTGCTGGCCATCGCCAAACCCAAGCTCGTGCATTGTACTGCCGACCCGGTGATGAACTTGAAACCGGCCGCCAAGGAAGAAATAGAAAGTTATTTGGCCAAGATCGGCGTGGCGAAAAGCGACAGGACCTTAGTGGCTGTTGTCCCAAGGCAGCTTTTAATGCCCCTGAATCAATTTTCTGACCGTGTCTCTAACATTATCCCGATCAAGTTAAGAGAAAAAATCAAATTGACACCGAAAAATTTTCAGGAGAAGATCGCGGCTTTTCAAAAAAACATGGCCGACATCGGTGATTATCTGGTTGACCAATACAAGGCCGAAATCCTGTTTGTGCCCATGTTCAGCGGCTTCATGTCCTATAATGACGATCTCATGTGCAAGGATATCATCAAAAAAATGAAATGGAGCACGAAGGCCAGGGTGGTTGAGAGCAACCTGACAGCGGGTGCCTATAAAGCCCTGTTCGGCAGGATGGATCTTGTGATCGGGTTTCCCTTGCATTCCCTGATTTTCTCTACATCAATGGGCGTACCGGTAATTTCTTTTTCCTATGAATCCAAGGTTGAACGTTATATGAAAACTTTAAAGTTAGAGAGATTTAACTTTGAGGTCAAAGATCTGAACCAGGAAATCCATTTTACTGATGTTGTGGATGCCATCGAAGATGTCATGAAGAACAGGGACAGGATAAAAAGAGAAATCATGCACAACATCACGGCGCTTCAGGAGATTGAACGGGAAAATATCAGATTGTTGCTGCAAGCAGGGGAATTGGAGTAA
- a CDS encoding lipopolysaccharide biosynthesis protein, with protein sequence MAKPVQGTNSADSHMVLDLCLKWINKPLYHNAIYLMLNNIITCLLGFAFWNMMARFFMPAQVGIGSSLIAASSLIGVLAELGLRIGLIRFIPESGENAGRLINAAFTLAGVSALIGGLIYVLGLKIWSPALSFMWGDPSLLVLFLIFTITNTLSGLTDSSLIAARAAKYVLMKNTLVSIVKIPLPIFVLAYLEGFGIFAGNGISFAVAVLTAWFGFLPRVYQRYLPQPVMVKGILQKVLPYSFANYMANMLNLSPQFIYPLMVLNVLGPEYSAYFYITWMMTMVLVVIPNGVSQSLLAEGAHNPREMGRNGRRVLYLALGLSVPAVAVMMVTAGWLLHFFGPGYAENGTPVFRFLALAIIPQCVNTLYITVNQIRKQGYLIIAQTGFLAIVAIGVGYWWFGRVGLAGLGMAYLLAHSVLALVAIRPLLKALKEKTG encoded by the coding sequence ATGGCCAAGCCTGTTCAAGGGACCAACTCAGCGGATTCTCACATGGTCTTAGATTTATGTTTGAAGTGGATCAATAAGCCTCTCTATCATAACGCCATTTATCTGATGCTGAACAATATCATCACTTGCCTGCTCGGCTTTGCCTTTTGGAATATGATGGCCCGGTTTTTTATGCCTGCTCAGGTCGGGATCGGCTCTTCTCTGATCGCGGCCTCAAGTCTCATTGGTGTCCTTGCCGAACTGGGGCTGAGAATCGGGTTGATCCGGTTTATTCCCGAAAGCGGAGAAAACGCGGGACGGCTGATCAATGCCGCTTTCACTTTAGCCGGTGTATCAGCCTTGATCGGGGGCCTGATTTACGTCCTCGGCCTGAAAATATGGTCGCCCGCGCTCAGCTTTATGTGGGGAGACCCCTCGCTTCTAGTCTTGTTCTTGATCTTTACCATCACGAATACCTTGTCCGGCTTAACGGATAGTTCGTTAATCGCGGCCAGGGCGGCAAAGTATGTATTAATGAAAAACACACTGGTTTCGATCGTGAAGATTCCGCTGCCAATCTTTGTTTTGGCCTACCTTGAAGGGTTCGGAATCTTTGCCGGCAATGGCATCAGCTTTGCCGTTGCTGTTTTAACGGCCTGGTTCGGATTTCTGCCCAGAGTATATCAAAGGTATTTGCCGCAGCCGGTAATGGTCAAAGGGATCTTGCAGAAAGTGCTGCCCTACTCATTTGCCAACTATATGGCAAATATGCTCAACCTGTCGCCGCAGTTTATCTATCCCCTGATGGTGTTGAATGTGCTTGGCCCGGAGTACAGCGCGTATTTTTACATTACCTGGATGATGACCATGGTCTTGGTGGTCATCCCGAACGGGGTATCGCAGTCTCTGCTGGCTGAAGGCGCCCACAACCCGCGTGAAATGGGACGCAATGGGCGCAGAGTGCTTTACCTGGCCCTGGGATTATCTGTTCCCGCAGTGGCGGTGATGATGGTGACGGCCGGTTGGCTGCTCCACTTCTTTGGCCCCGGATATGCGGAGAATGGCACTCCTGTGTTTCGCTTTTTAGCACTGGCGATCATACCGCAGTGCGTAAATACGCTTTATATCACGGTGAACCAGATCAGAAAGCAAGGATATCTGATCATTGCCCAGACTGGTTTTCTGGCGATTGTCGCCATTGGGGTGGGGTACTGGTGGTTTGGCCGCGTTGGGCTGGCAGGGTTGGGCATGGCTTATCTGCTGGCCCATTCCGTCCTGGCTTTGGTCGCCATCAGGCCGTTGTTGAAGGCGCTGAAAGAAAAAACAGGGTGA
- a CDS encoding metal-dependent hydrolase, which translates to MFLLAHAGLTLGFAKGLEKVLQCRGRKEYTESIDYRLVFVGSMLPDMIDKPLGGLILGDTLGNGRIYGHTLLFLLFLLIPGLYLWVKQKRSGLSVVAGGSMIHCFLDGMWHYPETFLWPGYGWSFPKGEPGDWLRLWVSLLAEPRYYIPELFGGAILILFLTKLVIHKKLSGFIISGKVKR; encoded by the coding sequence ATGTTTTTATTGGCGCACGCTGGTTTGACGCTCGGCTTTGCCAAGGGTTTGGAAAAGGTCCTGCAGTGCCGGGGCAGGAAAGAATATACGGAATCCATCGATTACAGGCTTGTTTTTGTGGGCTCCATGCTGCCGGACATGATTGACAAGCCGCTGGGGGGACTGATTTTGGGGGACACGCTTGGAAACGGGCGGATATACGGCCATACCCTGTTATTCCTGCTCTTTCTCCTTATTCCAGGCCTATATTTATGGGTGAAGCAGAAGAGGTCGGGCCTGTCTGTTGTGGCCGGAGGCAGCATGATTCATTGTTTTTTAGATGGGATGTGGCACTACCCGGAAACTTTCCTGTGGCCTGGATACGGCTGGAGCTTTCCGAAAGGAGAGCCGGGAGACTGGCTGCGGCTGTGGGTGAGCCTCTTGGCCGAGCCCAGGTACTATATACCGGAACTATTCGGCGGTGCTATTCTGATCCTCTTTTTGACCAAGCTGGTTATTCATAAAAAGTTATCCGGTTTTATCATCAGCGGAAAAGTGAAGCGTTAA
- a CDS encoding mannose-1-phosphate guanylyltransferase: MPFAVIMAGGRGERFWPRSRVAVPKQFLNLVGDKTMLQLTVERVREVVGISDTYIVAGRDFKEMILEQVPHLPEENILIEPFGRDTAAAIGLAALVLERKDPREVMIVLPADHYIRDVPRFQEVLKSAVAAARRGEDIVTLGITPHRPETGYGYIFQGELADTFHGVGAYRVARFLEKPDYAKAVVFLSTGNYLWNSGMFIWRVDLIRQLIEQHTPGLAQGLRLIGQAMGTKQYLPVLEEIYAGLPKISVDYGVLEKAERVLVMRGDFGWDDIGSWAALERYAEKDEQGNVIEGRGVLLDTRNTFIYSPGKTVGVIGVENLIVVNDRDCLMVCGKNRAQELKKVVQALKDEGLEEAL, encoded by the coding sequence ATGCCTTTTGCGGTAATTATGGCCGGAGGACGGGGGGAGAGGTTTTGGCCCCGGAGCAGGGTGGCTGTACCCAAGCAGTTTTTGAACCTCGTCGGCGATAAAACAATGCTTCAACTTACTGTGGAGCGGGTGCGGGAGGTGGTCGGAATATCCGACACCTACATCGTAGCGGGGCGGGACTTTAAAGAGATGATTCTGGAGCAGGTGCCCCACCTGCCGGAGGAAAACATTCTGATCGAGCCCTTTGGACGGGATACCGCGGCGGCCATTGGGCTGGCTGCTTTGGTCCTGGAGCGGAAAGACCCTCGGGAGGTCATGATTGTCCTGCCGGCGGATCATTACATCAGGGATGTGCCCCGCTTCCAGGAGGTACTGAAAAGCGCGGTGGCGGCAGCCCGGCGGGGGGAAGACATCGTGACGCTGGGGATCACGCCCCACAGGCCGGAGACGGGCTATGGATATATTTTTCAGGGGGAATTGGCTGACACCTTTCATGGGGTGGGGGCATACCGGGTGGCCCGTTTCCTGGAAAAGCCTGACTACGCGAAGGCGGTCGTATTTCTGTCAACAGGAAATTACCTGTGGAACAGCGGCATGTTTATCTGGCGAGTGGATTTGATCCGGCAGCTGATTGAACAGCATACGCCCGGGCTCGCTCAGGGCTTGCGTCTGATTGGACAGGCGATGGGGACAAAACAATACTTGCCCGTATTGGAAGAGATCTATGCCGGCCTGCCTAAAATTTCCGTGGACTATGGGGTTCTGGAAAAGGCGGAAAGGGTCCTGGTGATGCGGGGGGATTTCGGCTGGGACGATATTGGCTCCTGGGCGGCTTTGGAGCGCTACGCGGAAAAGGATGAGCAGGGAAATGTGATCGAAGGCCGGGGGGTGCTGCTGGATACCCGCAATACCTTCATTTATTCCCCCGGCAAGACGGTCGGGGTCATCGGTGTGGAGAATCTCATCGTGGTGAATGACCGTGACTGTCTGATGGTATGCGGCAAAAACCGGGCCCAGGAGTTGAAAAAGGTTGTACAGGCTTTAAAAGACGAAGGCCTGGAGGAAGCGCTATAA